One window from the genome of Loxodonta africana isolate mLoxAfr1 chromosome 14, mLoxAfr1.hap2, whole genome shotgun sequence encodes:
- the ZHX2 gene encoding zinc fingers and homeoboxes protein 2 codes for MASKRKSTTPCMVRTSQVVEQDMPEEGDRAKEKGVATPQPDVAKDSWAAEPENSSKENDVIEVKSTGEPPSKKLQGGYECKYCPYSTQHLTEFTEHVDMQHPNVILNPLYVCAECNFTTKKYDSLSNHNSKFHPGETNFKLKLIKRNNQTVLEQSIEATNHVISITHGGPTCGDSDPGISVSKTPIMKSGKPKADAKKVPKKPEEASAENHVDGTARLVADAAEILSRLGGVELLQDSLGHVMPSVQLPPNINLVPKVPVPLNTTKYNSALDTNATMINSFNKFPYPTQAELSWLTAASKHPEEHIRIWFATQRLKHGISWSPEEVEEARKKMFNGTIQSVPPTITVLPAQLAPTKMSQPILQTALPCQILGQTSLVLTQVTSGSTTVSCSPITLAVAGVTNHGQKRPLVTPQAAPEPKRQHVAQVPEPPPKVANPPLTPASDRKKTKEQIAHLKASFLQSQFPDNAEVYRLIEVTGLSRSEIKKWFSDHRYRCQRGIVHITSESIAKDQMALAATRHSRTYHAYPDFAPQKFKEKTQGQVKVLEDSFLKSSFPTQAELDRLRVETKLSRREIDSWFSERRKLRDSMEQAVLDSMGSGKKGSDVVTPNGALSRLDQLSSTQLASSLPSPSPAITKSQEQVHLLRSTFARTQWPTPQEYDQLAAKTGLVRTEIVRWFKENRCLLKTGTLKWMEQYQQQHIVDDHGYDAVSRKATKPTTESPKNGSKGVQQYYKDPKKLCEEDLEKLGSKVKVGSEQAKDCLPAKPSEATLDKSEGNSRDGQGSDENEESGVVDWVEVTVGEEDAISDRSDSWSQTAPEGPAELADSDSDSVPAEAGQA; via the coding sequence ATGGCGAGCAAACGGAAATCTACAACTCCCTGCATGGTTCGGACATCACAAGTAGTGGAGCAAGACATGCCCGAGGAGGGAGACAGGGCCAAAGAAAAGGGAGTGGCCACGCCACAGCCTGATGTGGCCAAGGACAGCTGGGCAGCAGAACCTGAAAACTCTTCCAAAGAAAATGACGTGATCGAGGTGAAATCTACGGGGGAACCCCCGTCCAAAAAGCTCCAAGGTGGGTACGAGTGCAAATACTGCCCCTACTCCACACAGCACCTGACTGAGTTCACGGAACACGTTGACATGCAGCACCCCAACGTGATCCTCAACCCCCTTTACGTGTGTGCCGAGTGCAACTTCACGACCAAAAAGTACGACTCCTTATCCAACCACAACTCCAAGTTCCATCCCGGTGAGACGAACTTCAAGCTTAAGCTAATCAAACGCAATAATCAAACTGTCTTAGAGCAGTCCATCGAAGCCACCAACCATGTCATCTCCATCACCCATGGTGGCCCCACATGTGGTGACAGTGATCCTGGGATCTCGGTGAGCAAAACCCCCATCATGAAGTCCGGGAAACCAAAAGCTGATGCCAAGAAGGTGCCCAAGAAGCCAGAGGAGGCCTCTGCTGAGAACCATGTAGATGGGACTGCCCGCCTGGTGGCCGACGCAGCTGAGATCCTCTCGAGACTTGGTGGCGTGGAGCTTCTCCAGGACTCGCTAGGGCATGTCATGCCTTCTGTACAGCTCCCACCAAATATCAACCTTGTCCCCAAGGTCCCCGTCCCACTCAATACTACCAAATACAACTCTGCCCTGGACACCAACGCCACCATGATCAACTCCTTCAACAAGTTCCCTTACCCGACTCAGGCTGAGTTGTCCTGGCTGACAGCTGCCTCTAAACACCCAGAAGAACACATCCGGATCTGGTTCGCCACCCAGCGCTTAAAGCATGGCATCAGCTGGTCCCCGGAAGAGGTGGAGGAGGCCCGGAAGAAGATGTTTAACGGCACCATCCAGTCAGTGCCTCCGACCATCACTGTGCTGCCAGCCCAGCTGGCCCCCACTAAGATGTCCCAGCCCATCCTCCAGACAGCTCTGCCGTGCCAGATCCTTGGCCAGACCAGTTTGGTGCTGACTCAGGTGACCAGTGGGTCAACTACTGTCTCTTGTTCCCCCATTACTCTTGCCGTGGCCGGAGTGACCAACCACGGCCAGAAGAGACCTTTGGTGACTCCCCAAGCTGCCCCTGAGCCCAAGCGTCAACACGTTGCTCAAGTGCCAGAGCCCCCACCCAAGGTGGCCAACCCACCACTGACCCCAGCCAGTGACCGAAAGAAGACAAAGGAGCAGATAGCACATCTCAAGGccagcttcctccagagccagttCCCCGACAATGCCGAGGTCTACCGGCTCATCGAGGTGACCGGCCTCTCCCGCAGTGAGATCAAGAAGTGGTTCAGCGACCACCGGTATAGGTGTCAGAGAGGCATTGTCCACATCACCAGCGAGTCCATTGCCAAAGACCAGATGGCCCTAGCAGCCACCCGACACAGTCGCACGTACCACGCATACCCAGACTTTGCCCCACAGAAGTTCAAAGAAAAGACACAGGGCCAGGTTAAAGTCCTGGAAGACAGCTTTTTGAAAAGCTCTTTTCCAACCCAAGCAGAACTGGACCGGCTCAGGGTGGAGACCAAGCTGAGCAGGAGAGAGATTGATTCTTGGTTTTCGGAGAGGCGGAAACTTCGGGACAGCATGGAGCAAGCTGTCCTGGATTCTATGGGGTCTGGCAAAAAAGGCTCAGATGTGGTCACCCCCAATGGTGCTCTCTCTCGACTTGACCAGCTCTCCAGCACCCAGCTAGCCAGTTCTCTGCCCAGCCCTTCACCAGCAATTACAAAAAGTCAGGAGCAGGTTCATCTCCTGAGGAGCACGTTTGCAAGAACCCAGTGGCCCACTCCCCAGGAGTATGACCAGTTAGCGGCAAAGACCGGCCTGGTCCGAACTGAAATTGTGCGTTGGTTCAAGGAGAACAGGTGCCTGCTAAAAACGGGAACTCTGAAGTGGATGGAGCAGTACCAGCAGCAGCACATAGTGGATGATCACGGCTACGATGCTGTCTCAAGAAAAGCCACAAAACCCACCACTGAGAGCCCAAAGAACGGGAGCAAGGGGGTGCAGCAATATTACAAGGACCCCAAAAAGCTCTGCGAAGAGGACTTGGAGAAGTTGGGGTCCAAGGTGAAAGTGGGCAGCGAGCAAGCGAAGGACTGTCTTCCAGCAAAACCCTCGGAGGCCACCTTGGACAAGTCAGAGGGCAACAGCCGGGACGGCCAGGGCAGCGACGAGAACGAGGAGTCAGGTGTTGTGGACTGGGTAGAGGTCACAGTTGGAGAGGAGGATGCCATTTCAGACCGGTCGGATAGCTGGAGTCAGACTGCACCCGAAGGCCCGGCAGAGCTAGCCGACTCAGACTCCGACAGTGTCCCTGCCGAGGCTGGACAGGCCTAG